A region from the Rosa rugosa chromosome 6, drRosRugo1.1, whole genome shotgun sequence genome encodes:
- the LOC133716863 gene encoding heat shock cognate 70 kDa protein-like, translating to MASGEEVHAIGIDLGTTYSCVAVWQHDHAEVIVNDQGNRTTPSQVAFTDTETFVGDAAFNQIIRNPTNSIFDAKRLIGRRFSDASVQSDIKLWPFKVIEGPDDKPMIVVTHMGQEKQYSAEDISSMVLLKMREIAEAYVGSTVKNAVITVPAYFSDSQRYATKNAAITAGLKVMLMINEPTAAAIAYGLDKKASWYRKRTVMMFDFGGGTLDVSLLTISGGIFQVNATAGDSHLGGEDIDSQMVKHCVEHFKRKHNLDIDGNPKALGKLKSACEKAKRRLSFSFSTDVEIDCLYQNTDFYITFTRAKFEEINKDFFNQCMVPVEKCLKDAKMDKGSVDDVVLVGGSSRIPKVQQLLQNVFEGKELCKGINPDEAIAQGAAIQAAVLSGNGNGKLQDCSLLDVTPFSLGVETGREREMTVVIPRNSSIPIRRNYTVTTRHDNQAVVKFAVYEGESKTTVNNYFLGDFRLQDIPPAPKGVPKFNICFDIDASGILNVSAEDMLTGQKKGITFTNDRNSDGIERVMLLM from the exons ATGGCATCAGGAGAAGAAGTTCATGCAATTGGTATTGATCTAGGGACAACGTACTCGTGTGTGGCGGTATGGCAGCATGATCATGCAGAAGTCATAGTGAATGATCAGGGCAACAGGACTACTCCATCTCAAGTTGCCTTCACTGATACTGAGACGTTTGTAGGTGATGCAGCATTCAACCAGATCATCAGAAACCCTACAAACTCCATATTCG ATGCAAAGCGTTTAATTGGTAGGAGATTCAGTGATGCTTCTGTTCAAAGTGATATAAAGCTCTGGCCATTCAAGGTCATTGAAGGTCCTGATGATAAGCCTATGATTGTGGTTACCCACATGGGCCAAGAGAAACAGTATTCTGCCGAAGATATCTCATCCATGGTCCTCTTAAAGATGCGGGAGATTGCTGAGGCCTACGTCGGCTCAACTGTTAAAAATGCAGTTATCACAGTCCCTGCTTACTTCAGTGACTCACAGCGGTATGCTACCAAAAATGCTGCCATCACAGCTGGCCTGAAGGTGATGCTCATGATCAATGAACCAACTGCTGCAGCCATCGCTTATGGCCTTGACAAGAAGGCCAGTTGGTATAGAAAGAGAACCGTGATGATGTTTGATTTTGGTGGTGGTACTTTAGATGTGTCACTACTTACCATTAGTGGTGGTATCTTTCAAGTGAATGCCACAGCTGGAGACAGTCACCTTGGTGGTGAAGACATTGATAGCCAAATGGTGAAGCATTGTGTTGAGCATTTCAAAAGGAAGCATAATTTGGATATTGATGGAAACCCGAAAGCTCTTGGGAAGCTGAAAAGTGCTTGTGAGAAGGCAAAGAGGCGActgtcattttcattttcaactgATGTTGAAATTGACTGTTTGTATCAGAATACTGATTTCTACATAACCTTTACCCGTGCCAAGTTTGAAGAGATCAACAAGGATTTCTTTAACCAGTGTATGGTGCCCGTAGAGAAATGCTTGAAGGATGCTAAAATGGACAAAGGAAGTGTTGATGATGTTGTTCTTGTTGGTGGCTCCTCTAGAATTCCCAAGGTTCAACAACTATTGCAAAATGTTTTTGAGGGTAAGGAGTTGTGCAAGGGCATTAATCCTGATGAAGCTATTGCACAAGGTGCTGCTATTCAAGCTGCAGTTTTGAGTGGGAATGGAAATGGGAAGCTTCAAGACTGTAGTCTTTTGGATGTCACACCTTTTTCACTAGGGGTTGAGACTGGGCGAGAACGTGAAATGACAGTTGTGATTCCAAGAAACTCCAGCATTCCTATCAGGAGGAACTATACTGTAACTACTCGCCATGATAACCAAGCTGTTGTAAAGTTTGCTGTTTATGAGGGTGAGAGTAAAACAACTGTGAATAATTACTTTCTTGGTGACTTTAGGCTCCAAGATATTCCTCCAGCTCCCAAGGGTGTTCCTAAGTTCAACATCTGCTTTGACATTGATGCAAGTGGCATTCTGAATGTATCTGCTGA